The genomic window GCAATCCGGCGGGAATGGCTCGCATATTGGTGCGCGGATTCGCCCCGTCAATGCGCCGATCCACCAACCGATTAAACGCCATCGCAGCCGAACGCGCTCCGACCATTGCCACAACGATCCAGAAAATTTGTCGCAAGCTGGGCAATCCATTCGCCGCCAACACCGCTCCCAGAAAGGCGAACGGCAACGCGAACAGCGTGTGTTCGATCTTGATCATTTCCAGCGTAGTTTTCAGATTTCGAATCATACAGACGAGTTATGCGACTTATGGGAGTTATGATCGCTGATTTTTGTCGCTTCCAAGCCAACGAGTTTTCTGATCGTGTCCGACGCCCAGATGATCCAATAGCCGATGTGTGAAGTGTTCAACCAAGTCATCAATCGTTTTCGGAAAGTGGTAAAAGCTGGGCATTGCCGGAACGATGCGGACGCCCAGCCGAGCCAGTTTCAGCATGTTTTCCAGGTGAATCGCATTGAGCGGCGTTTCGCGCGGAACCAGAATCAGCGTGCGATTTTCTTTCAAAATTACGTCGGCGGCGCGATGAACCAGGTCGCGCGTCACGCCGGAAGCAATCGCCGCCAGACTGCTCATGCTGCACGGAACGATAATCATCGCATCGCTCAGGTACGAACCGCTGGCAATCGAAGCGCCAATGTCGTTGGTTGAATGCACGATCACTTTGTCGGAATCTTTGCCGAGCAATTCTCGAATGACGCGCGCATCAGTTCCGGCAACTTTCAACCCCAATTCTTCGCCGACGACGCGGATGCCCGCCTGAGAAATGACCAAGTCAATTCGGCCGACTTCCGGATTGTCGTTGAGGTGTTTGAGCAAGTGTTGCGCATAAATGGAACCGCTTGCTCCGGTGATTCCGACGGTGATGGTTTTCATTGGCGTGAACTCGTTTCTGGCCGCGTTTCAACCAGGCGGAAACTATAGGAGCCGCTCGGAAAGCTTGTCAAGCAAGGCTTTCGGCGGCTATGTTGGCGTATATGGATCAGGAACGATTGAAAGATTTGCTGCAAAAATTCAAAGCCGGTGAAGTGGAATTGGATCAGGCAATTGATGGATTGCGCCATTTGCCGTTTGAAAGCCTGCCGTTTGCCACGGTGGATCATCACCGCGCCATTCGCCAGGGATTTCCCGAAGTCATTTTCGGGCAGGGCAAAACGCCGGAACACATAGCGGGCATCGCCGAGCGGCTGTTGGAACGGTCGTCCAGCCTGTTGGTCACGCGCACCAACCGCGAAGCGTTTGAACGGGTCAAACAAATTGCCGCTGATGCGGAATTTCACGATAGCTGTAAAGCGATTTCCGTCCAGCGCGACAAAACCGTTCGCGGGCGAGGCGTGATTGCCGTCGTCACCGCCGGAACATCGGACATTCCTGTTGCCGATGAAGCCGCGCTAACCGCCGAAGTGATGGGAAATCAAATCGCTCGGCTGTTCGATGTCGGCGTCGCCGGAATCCATCGCGTTTTGAGCCATCGCGAACTGCTGCAATCGGCCAAAGTCGTCGTTTGCGTTGCCGGGATGGAAGGCGCGCTCCCCAGCGTTGTGGGCGGGTTGGTGGCGGTGCCGGTCATCGCCGTTCCCACCAGCATCGGGTACGGCGCCAGCTTTGGCGGCGTGGCGGCGCTGCTGGGAATGCTGAATTCGTGTTCGTCGAATGTGACCGTGGTCAACATTGATAACGGCTTCGGCGCAGGCTTTGTCGCCAGTTTGATCAATCGCGAATGAGGCGCTTGACGCGCGTTCCTGAAAATGACAAAACCTGACTCTCGTTTGGCTTCGTTCTCAAAAACTATCTTTGGCCTGAGCCGTGATTGTGTACCCATGAAAATCCTGACCGCCCAACAAATGCGAGACCTGGATCGAATGACCGTCGAACGCTGCGGCATTCCGTACGCGACGTTGATGGAAACGGCGGGCAGTCGTGTGGTCGAAGCGATCATTGAAACTTACGGGCCAGTCGCTGACAAATCCTTCGCTGTCTTTTGCGGCAAGGGGAACAACGGTGGCGACGGAGCGGTAATCGCCAGATTGCTCTTTTTGCGTGGGGCGAAAGTGAAGCTGTTTTTGTTTGGCAAGATCGAAGACACAAAAGGCGAAGCCAGAACAAATTTTGAGTCCGTAAAATTGTTTGGCGAGCCAATCGTCGGTTTCGGAAACGGCAAGCTTTTTTTTGAGGAAATCACGACGGAAGAAGACGCCTGGTTTGTTTATACGCCCGATTTTTTTGTTGATGCGTTGTTCGGAACGGGCCTGACTAGGGATGTGGAAGGACTGTATGCCCAGGCCATCGCAACTTTGAATAGGAATGTCGAAGATTGCTATCCGCCTGCAACTGTGATTGCTGTGGATATTCCGTCAGGAGTTTTGTCAGACAGTGGAACTGCCCCTGGTTTCTGCGTGCGCGCAGATTTAACTGTGAGTTTTACCGCACCGAAAATTGGTAACGTGCTTTCGCCAGCTTGTGAGGTCAATGGAAAGCTTGTTATTGCTTCTATTGGGACACCGGGGTGGTTAATTCATGAAGGTGGTTCTCAACTTGAACTTGTCGAAGAATCGGAAATCAGATGGTTGCTGAACAAATCGCGCCGAATGGCTTACGCGCACAAAAATTCCGTCGGTGACGTGTTGTTGATCGCCGGTTCACGTGGAAAGACGGGCGCGGCAGCGTTGGCTTCGGAAAGTGTATTGCGCGCCGGAGCCGGATTGGTCACGGTGGCGACGGCAAAATCGGCGCAAACCTTGCTGGTCACGCAGACCAAATCGGAGGTGATGACCGAAGCGCTGGCGGAAACGTTTGACGGCGCGATTGCTCAGGAAGCCGTTGAACACGTGTTGCGACTGGCGGAAAAGAAAACCGTGCTTGCTGTTGGGCCTGGGCTGTCTTCCGCCGAAGACAGCACGCGGCACTTTGTCCGCGAATTGGTCGAGCGGCGAACTGTTCCGATGGTCATTGACGCGGACGGGTTGAACGCGCTGGCTCCGTGGCCGGATGAACTGAAAGGTTCCGATGAATTGCCGATCATTATTACGCCGCATCCGGGCGAAATGGCTCGTCTGACGGGCAAAACAAATGCCGAGGTGCAATCCGACCGTATTGGCAATGCGCGCGAATTTGCCACCACGCATCACGTCGTCACAGTGCTGAAAGGCAGCCGCAGTTTGATTGCCGCGCCGGATGGCAACGTGTACGTCAATCCCACGGGCAACGCCGGGATGGCGACGGCGGGTTCGGGCGATGTCCTGACCGGGTTGATCGCAGGGTTGTTGGCGCAATCGCCGAAAGGTGCGCTGGAGGCAACGATTGCCAGTGTGTATTTGCACGGTTTGGCGGGCGATTTGGCAGCGGAAAATCTGGGACTGCGTTCAATGATTGCGTCGGACATCATCGGCCATCTGAGCGAAGCCATTTTGCAGGTCGGTGGCGAAGAAGAGAAAGGACGGCGCTTGGCGATTGACCGTCTGTGACAGAAAATATGCCCACCGGAAATTTCATTACACATTCCGCTGAAGAAACCTTTGAGCTGGCTTACCGGATAGGCGAAGCGATCCACAAACCAATGGTATTTTTGCTTCAAGGAGATCTGGGCACAGGCAAAACCGTTTTTGCCAAGGGCATCGCCGCAGGGCTCGATATTGATCCGGCAGAGGTCAACAGTCCGACCTTTACGCTGGTCAATCAACACGAAGGTCGCAGACGGCTTTATCACTTAGACCTTTACAGGCTGGAGGGCAGTCCGGACGAATTGCTGGAACTTGGTTTGGAAGAAATGCTCGGCGATCAAGATGCAGTTGTGTTAATTGAATGGCCGGAACGATTGGGCGCGTATGCCATTCCAAACGTGAGCCGGGTTGCAATCAGCGACTTGGGCGATGACCGCAGACAAATAATTCTTGAACCACTCTGAAACGACGATACGTTATGAGCGAAATACCACAAACACTCGACACCCAAACTCAGCCTCAGATGGCTGCCTCCTTGCGTCTGAGCGAGGCTAAACTGGCAGGGATTTTAGCCTCGGCGATGGACGCCATTATCACTGTGGACGAAGATCAGCGAATCGTGTTGTTCAATTCTGCGGCTGAAAAAATGTTTCGTTGCCCGGCAACTGAGGCCTTGGGGATGAATCTGGATCGGTTTATCCCGGAGCGGTTTCGGCATGCTCACCGTGACCACGTGCGTGTGTTCGGCGAAACCAAAACGACGCAACGTTCGATGGGCAAATTGCGTCAACTCTATGGGCTGCGCTCCGATGGGGAAGAGTTTCCGCTGGAGGCAACCATCTCCCAGATTGAAGCCGATGGCAACAAACTGTTCACGGTCATCATCCGCGACATTTCGGAAAAGAAACGGCTGGAATCTCAATTCCTGCGCGCACAGCGTATGGAAAGCATCGGCACGCTGGCTGGCGGCATCGCGCACGATTTGAACAACGTGCTTTCGCCGATTTTGACGGCTGTGGAGTTATTGCAGATGCGCTTTACGGATGAAAGCAGCCAGCGGCTACTCAACATTTTGCGTACTAATGCCATTCGCGGCAGCGAAATGATTCGCC from Acidobacteriota bacterium includes these protein-coding regions:
- a CDS encoding UbiX family flavin prenyltransferase, whose translation is MKTITVGITGASGSIYAQHLLKHLNDNPEVGRIDLVISQAGIRVVGEELGLKVAGTDARVIRELLGKDSDKVIVHSTNDIGASIASGSYLSDAMIIVPCSMSSLAAIASGVTRDLVHRAADVILKENRTLILVPRETPLNAIHLENMLKLARLGVRIVPAMPSFYHFPKTIDDLVEHFTHRLLDHLGVGHDQKTRWLGSDKNQRS
- the larB gene encoding nickel pincer cofactor biosynthesis protein LarB produces the protein MDQERLKDLLQKFKAGEVELDQAIDGLRHLPFESLPFATVDHHRAIRQGFPEVIFGQGKTPEHIAGIAERLLERSSSLLVTRTNREAFERVKQIAADAEFHDSCKAISVQRDKTVRGRGVIAVVTAGTSDIPVADEAALTAEVMGNQIARLFDVGVAGIHRVLSHRELLQSAKVVVCVAGMEGALPSVVGGLVAVPVIAVPTSIGYGASFGGVAALLGMLNSCSSNVTVVNIDNGFGAGFVASLINRE
- a CDS encoding NAD(P)H-hydrate dehydratase, which encodes MKILTAQQMRDLDRMTVERCGIPYATLMETAGSRVVEAIIETYGPVADKSFAVFCGKGNNGGDGAVIARLLFLRGAKVKLFLFGKIEDTKGEARTNFESVKLFGEPIVGFGNGKLFFEEITTEEDAWFVYTPDFFVDALFGTGLTRDVEGLYAQAIATLNRNVEDCYPPATVIAVDIPSGVLSDSGTAPGFCVRADLTVSFTAPKIGNVLSPACEVNGKLVIASIGTPGWLIHEGGSQLELVEESEIRWLLNKSRRMAYAHKNSVGDVLLIAGSRGKTGAAALASESVLRAGAGLVTVATAKSAQTLLVTQTKSEVMTEALAETFDGAIAQEAVEHVLRLAEKKTVLAVGPGLSSAEDSTRHFVRELVERRTVPMVIDADGLNALAPWPDELKGSDELPIIITPHPGEMARLTGKTNAEVQSDRIGNAREFATTHHVVTVLKGSRSLIAAPDGNVYVNPTGNAGMATAGSGDVLTGLIAGLLAQSPKGALEATIASVYLHGLAGDLAAENLGLRSMIASDIIGHLSEAILQVGGEEEKGRRLAIDRL
- the tsaE gene encoding tRNA (adenosine(37)-N6)-threonylcarbamoyltransferase complex ATPase subunit type 1 TsaE, with protein sequence MPTGNFITHSAEETFELAYRIGEAIHKPMVFLLQGDLGTGKTVFAKGIAAGLDIDPAEVNSPTFTLVNQHEGRRRLYHLDLYRLEGSPDELLELGLEEMLGDQDAVVLIEWPERLGAYAIPNVSRVAISDLGDDRRQIILEPL